The DNA window GATAGGTTGTTTTTTAACCAAAGAGAAGTAAGTGACATCATTGAATGATCCAAACCTAATTAGCAAAGTAAAAGCATAATACAATAAGtatatagttagaattgaacaaTATGACATCATTGGTTGCAAAAAGTAAAATTTAGACACAAATTACTCTCAAAGTGATGACATGGTAGATTCATAGATAAGGGAATAAATGgcttttcaaaaaccattaattttcttatattatagatacatGTATTGTTGCATAGTTACTTGAGACAAATTTTTTTAGGGAGTAGACCCGTTTATGACTGGGTAGCCCGCAGCCCAAACATGGCTAGGTCTGAGTAGCAAAATTAGAGCtcattttaatttgaaatttttaggcCCAGTCATGAATAGCTCGAGTCCTAAATGGAtcggcccgtttagggccgggtagcccattttgacaactTTTAAATGATCATATTCacttcaaattatttttaatatttataatgtcaatataatttaaaatattatattttaaaaacattaaaaaaaatactaactcTTTTTCTTAATGGATACGAAAGTATTTATCAATAACTTCAATAATATAATTGCATATGTCAAAAAttgtaattatttaataataaggGTCGAATAGTCCATTTTGACAACTCTAAGTTAAATGATCATATTCACTtcaaattgtttttattatttataatgtcaatataatttaaaatattatatttgaaaatcattaaaaaaaatactaactcAATGGATACGAAAGTATTTATTAATAAATTCAATAATATAATTGCATACGTCAAAAAttgtaattatttaataataaggATCGGGTAGTCAATTTTGACAACTCTAAGTTAGATGATCATATTCACTtcaaattgtttttattatttataatgtcaatataatttaaaatattatatttgaaaaatattaaaaaaatactaactCTTTTTCTTAATGGATACGAAAGTATTTATCAATAACTTCAATAAAATAATTGCATATGTCAAAAATTGTAATTATTTAATGATAAGGGTCGGGTAGTCCATTTTGACAACtctaagttaaataatcatattcacttcaaattgtttttattatttataatatcaatataatttaaaatattatattggaaaaacatttaaaaaaatactaaCTCTTTTTCTTAATGGATACGAAAGTATTTATTAATAAATTCAATAATATAATTGCATACGTCAAAAAttgtaattatttaataataaggGTCTGGTAGTCCATTTTGACAACTCTAAGTTAGATGATCATATTCACTtcaaattgtttttattatttataatgtcaatataatttaaaatattatatttgaaaaacattaaaaaaatactaaCTCTTTTTCTTAATGGATACGAAAGTATTTATCAATAACTTCAATAATATTATTGCATACGTCAAAAAttgtaattatttaataataaaattttaaaaaatttctataaTGTATgacattttttttgttatatctCCTTATTCTACTGTTCTTTTTATTCAGCATTTATTTCAAATGCATGTTCTCATCCCTTTATAAAGTAAGCTTCTCTAATACATTTATCTTACAATCTTATCTCAATAGATACAATACAAACAAAGCTATCTAACATGTAGAAATTTATGAAACTCTTTCGGTTGTATGACAAATTTATTTACAACAGGTCACACTTATTTATCATGTTTACAACAGTTTATTGGCATTTAACTCAACTGACTGACGCATACTAGTTGAACTTTCACATTCActccaatattttttatttataatattgacataatttaaaatattatatttttaaaacattaaaaatacTAACTCATTTTCTTAACAAGTACgaaagtatttattttatttcaagaaCTTCAATAATATACAATCCAAAGAAACTACAATAATATTATTGCATAAGTCAAAAAATACAATTACTTAATATAGAACTTAATACTTTTCCTTAAATGAATGACATACTTTTTGAAATTTCTCCTTATTCTACTGCTCTTTTTCTTCAGCATATTGACTTCAAATTCCAATGCATGTTTTCACCACTTTATAAGGTAAGGCTCTCTACTACATTTTTCTCACAATCCCATCTCAATTACATACAAACAAAACTATCTAACATGGAAAAATTTATGAAACTCTTTGTTGTAACTCTTTATGTATTTGTGAGTGTGAGTAATGTGTCTCTGGCAAGAACAGAGAAGAGTGACAATAAGAAGACTACTTACATTGTTCATGTAGCCAAATCCACAATGCCAACATGCTTCAACCACCATTCATTCTGGTACAAATCAATGCTGAAGTCGGTATCTGAGACAGCTGAAGTACTCTACACCTATGATAAGGCAATAAATGGATTCTCCACAAGTTTGACTGTTGAAGAATTTCAGTTACTAAAGAGAAAATCTGGGATTCTAAAGGTGACACCAGATAAAATGTACAAACTTCACACAACTAGAACACCAGAGTTTCTCGGGCTTGATAAAGTTGCTAGTTTGTTCCCCATATCAAACAAAAGTAGTGATGTAATAGTGGGACTCCTAGACACAGGTGTTTGGCCCGAAAGCAAGAGCTTTGATGATACTGGATTCGGGCCAATCCCGCGTAATTGGAAAGGAAAATGTGAAACAGGTACAAATTTTACAGCATGTAATTGTAATAAGAAATTGATTGGTGCCAGATTCTTTCCAAAGGGCTTCGAGGAGTTGGTGGGTCCAATTAATGAAAACATCCAGTCTAGATCGCCTCGAGACGATATAGGCCACGGAACCCACACCGCGAGCACAGTTGCAGGATCTGCGGTGGAAAGCGTAAGTCTTTTTGGCTATGCCAATGGGACTGCACGTGGGATGGCAATTGGTGCTAGAGTTGCTATGTATAAGGTTTGTTGGAAAGATTTTTGTAGCAATGCTGATATATTGGCAGGAATAGACCAGGCCATTGCTGACAACGTCAATATTCTTTCATTGTCGATTGGAGGTCTAACACGTGATTATAAGGATGTCATCGCAATTGGAGCCTTTGCAGCCACAGAACATGGCATTCTAGTCTCGTGCTCAGCAGGAAATTCTGGTCCAACTCCTTTTAGGGTAACTAATGTAGCACCCTGGATTACCACCGTGGGAGCTGGAACACTCGATCGAAATTTCCCTGCATACGTCAGTTTAGGAAATGGAAAAAATTATTCAGGCGTGACCCTTTACAAAGGCAATTCTCTGCCCGATACTCTTGTACCATTCATATATGCAGGAAATGCAAGCAAACATGATGAAAAAGATGCTGCGAGATGTCTTCCAAGTAGCTTGGCTCCGGAAAAAGTAGCAGGGAAGATTGTGTTGTGTGATCGTGGATATCTTGATAAGGTAACCAAAGGAAATACAGTGAAATCTGCTGGTGGTTTGGGCATGGTGTTAGCTAACACTAAGCAAGATGGAGAAATACCATGGGCCGATGCTCATGTTTTGCCAGCAACTTCTGTTAGCTTCACAGATGGTGAAGCTATCAAGAATTACTTGTTTTCTGATCCAAAGCCGACGAGTACAATTGTGTTTCAGGGAACAAAGCTAAAGGTTGAGCCATCTCCTGTTGTTGCAGATTTCAGCTCACGAGGCCCGAATTATATAACCCCTCAAATACTAAAACCTGATCTCATTGCTCCTGGTGTTAACGTATTAGCCgctttttcaaaaaatgcgaGTCCCACTACCTGGGATTCTGATCCAAGACGCGTAGATTTCAACATTTTATCAGGCACATCCATGTCATGCCCTCACGTAAGTGGAATAGCAGCTCTAATCAAGTTCATTCATCCAGATTGGAGCCCAGCCGTCATTCGATCCGCGTTGATGACAACCGCTTACACAACTTACAAAAACAATCAGACGTTATTAGACAGCGCCACCAACAAACCAGCTACTCCATTTGATTTTGGTGCTGGACATGTTGATCCCGTTTCCGCGCTAAATCCTGGCCTTGTCTATGATTTAACAACAGATGACTATTTGAGTTTCCTCTGTGCATCGAACTACTCCCCTGTTGATATCGAAATTGTGGCGAGGAGAAAGTACACATGCGATCCAAAGAAACAATACAGTGTAACAGAACTTAATTATCCTTCATTCGCTGTGGTCTTTGAGGGAGGAAATAATGAGATTAAGCACAGTCGGACTCTTACCAATGTGGGTGCAGCAGGAACATACAAGGTATCAGTTAAGTCAGATGTTCCATCTGTCAAAATCTCGGTTGAACCAGAAGTGTTAAGTTTTAAGGAAAATGAGAAAAAATCATACATTGTTACATTTACTACATCAACTTCGGAACAAAATATTACTCAAAGTTTTGGAAGTTTAGAATGGTTTGATGGAAAAATTGTTGTTAGAAGTCCTATAGCATTTAGGTGGAAAATACAGTAAAAGCTTTATGTTTtgtggttatgattatataataatataataaaacatTATGTTTGTATACATTTGAATTTTATTACTTTTTGTTTTATCATGTATGAATATACACGTTAGTTCTTATTCATATTTTCTTAACCAAAAAATTATATTGTTAGTTAATATCTAAaatactagtaaaggacccgtgcgcccgcacgggtcacgtaaagtcgatataaacaataaataaatatataacgatggttaataaatatatatatatatatatatatatatatatatatatataaaagatacacaaattaaaaataaaaaacaattgaaattataattgtcaaataaatattaatttaatctagttagaaatatatagtttagtagaaaaaataaataaaataattaagtagtcatctacccgtgcgttcgcacacaTTATACAATATAGCTATAATCTATCgtgagtagtcatctacccgtgcgttcgcacgtattgcacaatattataaataataaataaatataatatatgtgattatatttatttgatttggtaacaggtaccaaacttttttgtccaaattttgtttattgtcactcatacccctatcttattataagcatttgaaatctttttacttattttaaataaaaatttcaatatatttaatagatttatttttccaaaaatatcagttataggttaatatgtacatataaaaaataaaggaaataattaagcATTTATCTATCAcagttgtaaataaatataatataatgatggttaaaaatgtaaataaaatatatacacattaagtagctttgtcccgtcgaaaaatgtatatttgagtagaaaaataaagaaaataattaagaaatcatttacccgtgcgttcacacggttcatacaatgtcattataaatagtaaattaatataatagtgatggttaaaaatgtatataaaatacaaaaagaattacaatttttttatataagaaattatgtattcatcaatcataattgtctcatgttaaaTGTAATTTTACAAATAGTTTCTGTCAATCGAAAAAGGTATGTTTTTCATAAGAAATCTATGTATTTATACATCATAATTGTATCATATTATTTTTgtaagaaaaaatatattaatagcaatttttttagtataaatgttaaattttatcataaaaaattgctaacatttttttgataatggaagtttataatatcttttattatactttaatagtatctttaattataattaatatattatatatattttaaaaaataacataaaaataaataatatttatacataaaactATATTTAGTATAATTATATAGTGTTATTGTTAGTAGTTTAGATTAATGaagcaataaataaatatataacgattgttaataaatatatataaaagatacgcaaattaaagtgaaaaaacatttgaaattataattgtcatataaatattaatttaatctactTAGAGTTATATactttagtaaaaaaataaaaaataaattagtcaTTTATCCGTGCGTTCGCATGCATCATACAATATCGTATAAATCTATCCTGAGTAgtatctacccgtgcgttcgcacggatagcacaatgttataaataataaataaatatgagaaattgtgtattcatcaatcataattgtc is part of the Vicia villosa cultivar HV-30 ecotype Madison, WI linkage group LG2, Vvil1.0, whole genome shotgun sequence genome and encodes:
- the LOC131646911 gene encoding subtilisin-like protease SBT1.7, translating into MEKFMKLFVVTLYVFVSVSNVSLARTEKSDNKKTTYIVHVAKSTMPTCFNHHSFWYKSMLKSVSETAEVLYTYDKAINGFSTSLTVEEFQLLKRKSGILKVTPDKMYKLHTTRTPEFLGLDKVASLFPISNKSSDVIVGLLDTGVWPESKSFDDTGFGPIPRNWKGKCETGTNFTACNCNKKLIGARFFPKGFEELVGPINENIQSRSPRDDIGHGTHTASTVAGSAVESVSLFGYANGTARGMAIGARVAMYKVCWKDFCSNADILAGIDQAIADNVNILSLSIGGLTRDYKDVIAIGAFAATEHGILVSCSAGNSGPTPFRVTNVAPWITTVGAGTLDRNFPAYVSLGNGKNYSGVTLYKGNSLPDTLVPFIYAGNASKHDEKDAARCLPSSLAPEKVAGKIVLCDRGYLDKVTKGNTVKSAGGLGMVLANTKQDGEIPWADAHVLPATSVSFTDGEAIKNYLFSDPKPTSTIVFQGTKLKVEPSPVVADFSSRGPNYITPQILKPDLIAPGVNVLAAFSKNASPTTWDSDPRRVDFNILSGTSMSCPHVSGIAALIKFIHPDWSPAVIRSALMTTAYTTYKNNQTLLDSATNKPATPFDFGAGHVDPVSALNPGLVYDLTTDDYLSFLCASNYSPVDIEIVARRKYTCDPKKQYSVTELNYPSFAVVFEGGNNEIKHSRTLTNVGAAGTYKVSVKSDVPSVKISVEPEVLSFKENEKKSYIVTFTTSTSEQNITQSFGSLEWFDGKIVVRSPIAFRWKIQ